The following are encoded together in the Bacteroidales bacterium MB20-C3-3 genome:
- a CDS encoding PhoH family protein: MTEKRIIIEEIDPVDIYGINNRLLDLLRSYFPKMLVVARGSEILLKGSAADVKNFESKISLLTEMRMKRTRLTEDDINSLFESSHLDKSAVQDDDKDVIVFGNEGRIIRARTKNQRKLVESYYKNDLIFAIGPAGTGKTYTAIALAVRALKNKEVKKLILTRPAVEAGERLGFLPGDLREKLDPYLQPLYDALRDMLPPKKLEMLMEDGIIQIAPLAYMRGRTLESAFVILDEAQNTTFGQLKMFLTRMGGNSKFIVTGDATQIDLPKKSDSGLLKGAELLGKIKGVCRIDFTREDIVRHKLVTKIVQAFDKHEEEINS; this comes from the coding sequence ATGACAGAAAAAAGAATAATTATTGAGGAGATAGATCCAGTAGACATTTATGGTATAAATAACAGACTGCTTGATTTGCTCAGGAGTTACTTTCCAAAGATGCTTGTTGTTGCAAGGGGGTCAGAAATATTACTCAAGGGAAGCGCGGCTGATGTTAAGAATTTTGAAAGCAAAATCTCTCTCCTTACTGAGATGAGGATGAAGAGGACAAGGCTCACAGAGGACGATATAAATTCTCTTTTTGAGTCATCTCATTTGGATAAGTCAGCTGTCCAGGATGATGATAAGGATGTTATTGTCTTTGGCAACGAAGGGAGAATTATAAGGGCACGGACAAAAAATCAGAGAAAGCTGGTTGAGAGTTATTACAAAAACGACCTTATTTTTGCAATTGGTCCTGCCGGAACGGGAAAGACATACACCGCCATAGCCCTGGCAGTAAGAGCATTAAAAAACAAGGAGGTCAAAAAACTAATCCTTACCAGACCTGCTGTTGAGGCAGGAGAGAGACTCGGCTTTCTGCCGGGTGATCTTAGGGAGAAGCTGGACCCCTACCTTCAGCCTTTATACGATGCTTTAAGGGATATGCTTCCTCCAAAAAAACTGGAGATGCTTATGGAGGATGGGATTATTCAGATTGCCCCTCTTGCATATATGAGGGGAAGAACCTTAGAGAGCGCTTTTGTTATACTCGACGAGGCTCAAAACACAACATTCGGGCAGCTAAAAATGTTTCTGACCAGAATGGGAGGCAACTCTAAGTTTATAGTAACCGGTGACGCTACTCAGATTGATCTTCCAAAAAAGAGTGACTCAGGCCTTCTTAAAGGGGCTGAGCTTCTGGGAAAGATTAAAGGGGTTTGCCGTATAGACTTTACAAGGGAGGATATCGTAAGGCACAAGCTTGTAACAAAGATTGTACAGGCATTCGACAAACACGAGGAGGAGATTAACTCTTAA
- a CDS encoding FAD:protein FMN transferase, which produces MIFSKQNLTIFILVVSTAIVAVSCNGVSNYRTIDGFTQGTTFHIVYSGKGDSLNSAVDSILLKIDNSLSVYNDSSLITAVNQNLDVYVDTLFENVFKRSVDIWRESDGAFDISAAPYFEVWGFGKGEKREVTPQMIDSIKAFVGMDKVALSEGKVVKSDNRLTLNVNAIAQGYTADVIAYEFDRRGIDNYLVEVGGEIFCKGVNPSGKRWSVGIDRPEEGNMIQGGDIQTVILLSGRGLATSGNYRKFIEENGVKYSHTINPATGRPVKHNLLSATVIASDAMTADAYATWFMVVGLDRAVEIIESRNDIDALLIYDKDGEFKLYQSKGLEINK; this is translated from the coding sequence ATGATTTTTTCAAAACAGAACCTGACTATTTTTATACTGGTGGTATCAACAGCCATTGTAGCAGTATCTTGCAATGGAGTCAGTAATTACAGAACCATTGACGGATTCACTCAGGGTACAACCTTTCATATTGTTTACTCCGGCAAAGGAGACTCTCTGAATTCAGCAGTAGACTCAATTCTTTTGAAGATTGATAACTCTCTCTCAGTTTACAACGACTCCTCTCTCATAACAGCTGTAAACCAGAATTTGGATGTATATGTCGATACTCTTTTTGAGAATGTATTTAAGAGATCTGTAGATATATGGAGGGAGAGCGACGGAGCTTTTGACATATCAGCGGCGCCATATTTTGAGGTATGGGGATTTGGCAAGGGGGAGAAAAGAGAGGTTACTCCCCAGATGATTGACAGCATAAAGGCCTTTGTGGGGATGGACAAGGTGGCACTAAGTGAGGGTAAAGTAGTAAAATCAGATAATCGTTTAACTCTTAATGTCAATGCAATTGCTCAGGGTTACACTGCAGATGTTATAGCTTATGAGTTTGACAGAAGAGGTATCGATAATTACCTGGTTGAGGTAGGCGGAGAGATATTTTGTAAAGGGGTAAATCCATCCGGGAAGAGGTGGAGTGTTGGAATTGACAGACCTGAGGAGGGTAATATGATTCAGGGTGGAGATATTCAGACAGTGATCCTGCTCTCGGGGAGAGGCCTTGCGACCTCAGGAAACTACAGGAAATTTATTGAGGAGAACGGAGTAAAATACTCACATACAATAAACCCTGCCACTGGCCGGCCTGTTAAGCATAATCTGCTTAGCGCAACAGTGATTGCCTCTGATGCGATGACTGCTGATGCATACGCAACCTGGTTCATGGTTGTTGGTCTTGACAGAGCAGTAGAGATTATTGAATCAAGAAATGATATTGATGCTTTGTTAATTTATGATAAGGATGGAGAGTTTAAACTTTACCAATCAAAAGGTCTTGAAATAAACAAATAG
- a CDS encoding D-aminoacylase: protein MSDKISRRGFIKSSLFAGAALGLGFSDITKLRANNRFDTIIRNGLIYNGELRAPVKGDIAIKNGRISALGDLGTSADKVIDAGGNVISPGFIDIHTHTDANMMEAPLGDSKIYQGVTLDIGGNCGDSPFPSSRWENKEAFFADYARQSRGINYGTLIGQGTVRGRFVGDNDTPATADQIKAMVSYVESQMEMGAAGISCGLEYVPGSYAPEAEIAELCKAVARHNGLFAIHMRNEDDRVEIALAEAIRIAKASGVRLQVSHLKAQNAANWHKAPMLLKMIEDAKSSGVDIAFDRYPYIAFSTGMSTFIPLAERQGTTDEILKRLESPAISNKIGEYARSRFERLGGPQNIVITSCRQEANKRYIGMNVADASELAGLEAWEFVRRLLVEERISVDIIGFAMREENVSMFLSHPLGMPASDGSVYSPYGKLGESMPHPRSYGTMPRFFGKYVREQKLMNMETAVHKVTALPASRLALKERGLLVPGYHADIVVFNPDTIMDKATFANPHQFPDGIEYVFVNGVLTLANGKGTGALGGVLL, encoded by the coding sequence ATGAGCGATAAAATTTCCAGAAGAGGATTTATAAAATCATCACTGTTTGCCGGAGCGGCGCTGGGACTGGGTTTTAGTGATATTACAAAACTAAGGGCAAACAACCGTTTTGATACTATAATCAGAAACGGATTAATTTACAACGGAGAGCTCAGAGCTCCTGTTAAAGGAGATATCGCAATAAAGAACGGAAGGATTTCTGCTTTGGGAGATTTGGGCACAAGTGCAGATAAGGTAATTGATGCCGGAGGAAATGTTATCTCCCCGGGATTCATAGATATTCATACCCATACAGATGCCAACATGATGGAGGCCCCTTTGGGAGACAGCAAAATCTACCAGGGAGTAACCCTTGATATAGGAGGTAATTGCGGGGACTCTCCATTCCCTTCATCCAGATGGGAAAATAAAGAGGCGTTTTTTGCCGATTATGCTCGTCAGAGCAGAGGGATTAACTACGGGACCCTGATTGGTCAGGGCACTGTCCGGGGTCGCTTTGTCGGAGATAACGACACGCCCGCTACGGCAGATCAGATTAAAGCAATGGTCTCTTATGTGGAGAGCCAGATGGAGATGGGGGCTGCCGGTATATCCTGCGGACTTGAATATGTCCCGGGATCTTATGCTCCGGAGGCTGAGATTGCTGAGCTGTGTAAAGCTGTTGCAAGACACAACGGCCTTTTTGCAATTCATATGAGAAATGAGGATGACAGGGTAGAGATTGCTCTCGCAGAGGCAATAAGAATTGCAAAAGCCTCAGGGGTGAGGCTCCAGGTCTCACATTTAAAAGCGCAGAATGCAGCCAACTGGCACAAAGCTCCGATGCTCTTAAAGATGATTGAGGATGCTAAGTCCTCAGGAGTGGATATAGCGTTTGACAGATATCCATATATAGCTTTCTCTACGGGGATGTCCACCTTTATTCCTCTTGCAGAGAGACAGGGAACCACAGATGAGATTCTCAAAAGACTTGAATCTCCTGCCATATCTAATAAAATTGGAGAGTACGCCAGATCAAGGTTTGAAAGATTGGGAGGGCCTCAGAATATAGTTATAACCTCTTGCAGGCAGGAGGCTAACAAGAGGTACATAGGGATGAATGTGGCAGATGCCTCGGAGCTCGCCGGTCTGGAGGCTTGGGAATTTGTAAGGAGATTGCTTGTAGAGGAGAGGATAAGTGTGGATATAATCGGCTTTGCAATGAGAGAGGAGAATGTGTCAATGTTCCTGTCGCACCCTCTTGGTATGCCGGCTTCAGACGGAAGCGTATATTCGCCATATGGAAAACTTGGTGAATCGATGCCACATCCGCGCTCTTACGGAACAATGCCGAGATTCTTCGGTAAATATGTCAGGGAGCAGAAACTCATGAATATGGAGACAGCTGTTCATAAGGTAACCGCGTTGCCAGCTTCAAGACTGGCCCTTAAAGAGAGAGGACTTCTGGTCCCCGGATACCATGCTGACATTGTTGTTTTTAATCCGGATACAATTATGGATAAAGCAACATTTGCAAATCCTCATCAGTTCCCTGACGGGATTGAGTATGTTTTTGTAAATGGAGTATTAACACTGGCTAATGGCAAAGGTACAGGAGCTCTGGGCGGAGTGTTACTTTAA